CCTGCCCGGTACTGCTCTACGAAAAAGAAGGAAGCGTATACGTTGCCATAAACACTGCAGAAGACATTGTTGAGGTCATCAAAGAGGCGCTTGAGGACGTTAAGTCCGTTATAGACTCTCTTTAACCTCTTTTCCACAATTTTAATAAGGTTAAGATGCAAAATTTAATGAGGTGATTTTCATGCAAAGAGCCCTTGTGACCCTAACCCCCTCCGAAAGCAAGCGCTTGATTGCCAAAGCCGTTGTAGCTATGGAAGAAGTACAAAACGCCCTCAAGAACGGTTTTGTATACATAGCAACCGGAACCACAGCCGCTTACATTGCGGAGGAAATTTTGGGAGAGAAAATTGAAAAAGAAAAATGGACGGTGGGGACGATAAGCAAGGGAAGAACGTGCGTTACACCGAAGGCTACATGGCCAAAGCACCTCGTCCTCTACAAGGGGAAGCCCTTTGATGATCCGCTTGAAGCCCTGAAAGAGATGGGGCCCGAGGATGTTTTCATCAAAGGAGGAAACGCGATAGACATCAACTGGAACGTTGCGGTTTTTGCGGCCGCCCCGGATGGGGGGACAATCGGCAGAACTTTTGGATGGACAATAACAAAGGGAGTATTAACAATAACCCCAATCAGCCTCGAGAAGTTCACTCCAACGCCTGTGGAAGTAAGCGCAAAGCTGACGGGAATAAAGTCCTTTGACTGGGGGACGGGGCTATATTCCGCTTTAGTTCCTATTCCACACGCAATCCCTATAACCGAAGTTGAAGCCTATGAAATACTTGCCAACGTTGATGCAATCCCAATAGCCGCTGGCGGCGCTGGAGGAGCGGAAGGAAGTGTAACGCTCGTCCTTGAAGGGGACGACGAGGACATGGAAAAGGCAAAGGAAATAACGAAAGCAGTTAAAGGCGAGCCCCCATTAAAGCCATACACAGAGGACTGCTCGATCTGCCCCTTCGCAAAGGTCTGCGGAATTGGCACTGGGGCTTTTTAATATTTTGTCACGTTCTCCAATTTTTTATTTAAGATGAAGGTGTCCTCCTTCTTTACCGCCCCTTCCGGAATCATCAGAGGGGCGTGAACCATTGCGAGAACCATGTTCTCCTTAGCATCCATCGCCCTGTGTGGGACAACTATGGTGGTTATTGGATCCTCCTCGATGAGAAGTCCAACGCCGTGGGTGTAGCCGGTTATGTAGTACTCTTTGAGTCCTCTCGCAGTGTAGATTTTTTCAATCTCCCTTTCTACCTGGGCAAATCTGACACCGGGTTTCGTCTTTTCTACTGAAGTCGTGTAAGCTTCTTCCATAGCCGCTATGGCGTTTTTTGCCCTTTCACTTATTTCTCCCACTGGAAAAGACCTGGTTATGTTTGCGTAATAGTGGTTCCAGTCGGCGCCTATTACCACCGAGACAACACTTCCCTCCCTAATTTTGACATCTTTGAATGGCTCTGCATGGGCTCTTGGAGTTGCCGAGACGTAAACCTTTGGCTCCTCGCTACCGTTGAGCATTAGCTCCCTCATTACTTCAGCAGCAACCTCAAGCTCCGTCTTTCCGGGCTTTATTTCTTCCTCGGCAACTTTCATCCCCTTCACAGCTATTTTTCCTGCCTTTCTTATGTTCTCCAGCCCCCATTTGTCTTTAATCATCCTAAGCTCCATGGAAAGTCCTCTAACGTCCACAACCTCTACATCGGGGTTGAGCTTTTTAAAGAGCTCATAGAAGAGAATGTAAGCATCCCTCTCCACGCTGAACTCCATGCCAACTCTGCTGTAACCGTTTCTCTTTATCTAGATAGTTACATTGGCCATGAGGTCTTCCGTTTTTTGAAACTCCACAACGTTCTCAATCCAGCTTCTCTGTTTAAAGAGCCCGGCTTCTCCTTTGGCCACTATGACGGTAGGCTCACCATCCTGAGGAACCAAAAGGGCTGGCCTGAGCCACTTCGTGCCGGTGAAGTAGACAAAAGTCGAGAGGGTTCTTATTACGGCACCATCGATGCCTTCTCTTCTCAAGAGCTCTTGGAATCTCTCCACCCGTCTCTCAAAAATTCTTCTTTCCATAAAATCACCACCTATCCACAGTTAAAGAGTCAAAAAAATTTAACCGAGCTTGACGACCAGAAACTTCAGGGGCAAGTTCCCTGAGTTTCTGACGGCGTGCGGAATATCCTTGGGCAGGAAGACGAGGGTGTCCTTCCTCACTTCCTCGCCCTCTTCCCCAACCTCCACGAGGGCTTTCCCCTTTATGACGTAGATGAAGGCATCAGCTGATGCCGTGTGTCTCTCTAAAGCTTCCCCCGGGTTTAAAGTGACAAGCATTACCTTTGCATTTTCCCTCTTGAGCAGGGCTCTGACGTCGACCCCGTAGGGGTTCTCCATCTTCTCGGCTTCTTCGGCTTTAGCCACAAACATCTCAATCCCTCCAGTCGAGGAGTCTCTTCTCGCCCTCTATTTTTTTATAAGGCGCGATGTCCATCGTCATCTCAAGGGTCCCGATGTAGTCACCCTTTTCGTTGAACAGGGGAACGTACTTGATGTAGACGTACTTTCCCCCAAGCTTAAGCCAGAAAGTTGCTTCTTTCTTCCTTCCCTCCTTGAAGGCCCTGAGGATTTTGTTAACAACGTAAACGCTCTTCGGCGGGTGGCAGAGCTGAACGGGCCTTCCGAGCACCGATGGTGTTCTCGCGAAAATCCTCTCGCCGGGGGAGAAGAACCTCAGGCGGTCGTCCCTGTCTATGAAGGTGATGTCAACGGGTAAAGCCTCGAAGATGGCCTTGAGCTCCTCAACGCTTACGTAGCCCGTTCCGAGGTCTATGTCCCCCTCCCTCCTCAGCTCGCTCTTATCAAACTCCAGAGGCTGGCCCTTTAGAGCTTGCTGGACTTCCTTGGGGAGCCCTAAAAGCTGTTCAACGCTCAGCTCGGGGTTTATTTCCCATGGGTGGAGCGGCTTAACCTCCGGATTCCAGGCCGGCGGGTTTACCTTGTAGTAGCCCATTTCACCTTCCTGCATCCTTATGGCCTTCCACTCGCCCTCGCTTAAGAGGGCCCTGAGCGTTGGGTAAAAGATGTTGTTCTCCCTGAAAACCATGTCGCTCAAAGCGAAGGCCGCTTCACCGGCTTTGGCCTTAAAGCGCTCCACGAACTCTTCCCATGGCATCTCATCCCTCTTCCCCAAAAGCTCTGCAAGTTGCTTTATCATAGCCCTTATCTCGTCGTGCTTCGTCCAGAGGACTGTGGCCATGGCAGTCAGGCCTCTCCTCTCGATGTAAGGAAAGATCAGCATCTCCTCGCGGTTGTAGTGGGTGAAGCCGACCATTCTGAGGCTGCTCACTATCTCCTCCAGAACTCCGAGGATTTCCTCCCTCATGCGCTCGTCCTTTGTTGTTGCCAAAGTTCTCGCGTAGAGGTTGAGCATTTCGGCATCCTTCATTATCTCCTTGTTCTCCTGATAGAGGGTCTTGAGCGGATGACCATCGGGTAAATCCCTCTCTTCAAGCTCCTCCGTGCCCTTAACTGCCTCACGGAACAGCTCGACGTGGAGGTCGCACATCTTGGCTATATCTCTGGCGGAAATTCCCTCCTTCACGAGCTCCTGCTCGATGAGGGGTATCTCAAGCGGAGAGATGTTGCTCAAAACTGCTCTAAACTCTTCCTTGAGCTTCTCAACACTCTCTCCTTCGTGTATCCTTAGGAGGAGCTTCTTGAGCTGTTCCTTCTTGTACTCGCGGGTGTTCAAAAGTTCGGTCATTTCACTCACCCCTAACCTTTTTCGCCAGGAGGTCGGCCAAGCTGTGGAGGGCTTTGTAGTCCTCTTCCTTCGGCCTCGCGTGGACATCTATCGTCCCGAGCAGTTCAAGGCTTGCACCTTTCAGAATCTCCAGTATTGCGTCTATGCTCCTCCCGTGCCACCCGTGGGAGCCTATTAAGACGGCATATTTCGCTGGGGGCCTCAGGGCCTTCACGAGGTAGGCGGCATAAACGGCGAGCGGATGGGCGCTCCCGAGCACTGTAGGAGCCGCCAGAACTATGGCCCTTGAGTCAACGAGGTCCTTTGCAAGCTCCCCGATGTCGGCGCTCACGAGGTCGTGAACCTTAACGTCAATCCCTTTGGCCACAAGTAAATCAGCCAGCTCCTTCGCCATCTCCCTGTTGGAGCCCCACATGCTCACATAAGCTACAAGCACCTTCTCCCTAGTCTCTCCCTTCACCCAGCTTTCGTAGGCTTTTAGAATCCTCTCCGGGTTTCTGTAGATGGGACCGTGGCTCGGGGCTATCATTTTGATCTCCAGCCCTTTGAGCTTTTCCATGGCTCTTTTGGCCATGCCTGCGAAGGGCATCATGATCTCACCGAAGTACCTCTGGGCGTACTCGATTATGGAGGGAACCTCGTCATCGTAAAGGCCGTGGGCAGTGTGAGCACCGAAGAAGTCACATGGGAACAGCACTTTGTCCTCAACGAGATATGTGAACATCGTCTCCGGCCAGTGGAGCCATGGAGCTTCTATAAAGCGGAGCGTTTTGCCTCCGAGGTCTACCTCATCCCCGTCCTTTACGACCATTATCCTCTCATCGGGGACATTGTAGTATGCTTTTGCGAGCTCTTTTCCCTTTTCCGTTGTGATGAGGAGGGCCTTCCCGTTACGCTCCATTATGTAGGGTATTGCACCCGCGTGATCAGGCTCAGCGTGGTTCATGACCACGTAGTCTATCTCCTCAAAAGGGAGTATCTCACTGACCTTTTCCTCAAGTTCTCTCTCGAAACCCGGGTTCACCGTGTCTATGAGGGCGCTCTTTTCGTTGCCGACCACGAGGTAGGCGTTGTAAGAGGTCCCTTCCGGGAGGGGGATCAGGGAGTCAAATATCCTCCTGCTCCAGTCCTTAACACCGACCCAGTAGACTCCATCCAAGAGTTTCACACTTTTCATATTACCACCTTCATGACATCTGTCATATCAAATGCTTTTAAGCCTTTCTGGACATAGTTGTCCAACAAAGTTTATATGCCAAATGTCATAAATGGGGGCGGTGATGGAAAATGATGCTGGATGTGAGGGGTTTGAAACCTCCACAGCCTGCCCTCATGATACTGGAAAACCTTGAGAGGCTCAAAACCGGGGAGACCCTTGAGGTACTTGGCGACAAACCCTTTGTAGATATAATACCCAAGCTTGAGGAAGCGGGCTATCAAGTGGAGCTGAACAAAGTGGGAGAGTTCTTCGTGCTGAAGGTCACAAAGACAGAGGGGTCAAAAGAGCTGAAAATGGAGGTTGAAGAGTGCGATGAGGAGCTGAAGGAGATAACGGAAGACACCAACGTGGCGAAACTCCTCAAAGCTTACCCTGAATCCCTCGATATACTCGTCAAGTACGGCTTTTCACCGCTCCAGAACCCTGTGCTCAGAAAAACCCTCGCAAGGACGGTAACGCTGAGACAGGCCAAGAAGCTCATCGGCATGAGCGATGAGAAGTTCAAAGAGATGATGGAAGAACTGAAAAGGCTGTAAGAAGGTAGATAGTTCAGTTCAAAACATTTCCATTGAGGTTTGTTTTTAGTAATCTCAACCTACGAGGGATTTATTTTTGTTAATCATTAAAGCCACCGAACTTTGGCGGGGGCCATCACCCGCTCAATATAGTTCAGCCCCTGTTTGAGCTTTAAAGTATTCCTCGGCCCTCTTGATTAAGAATTCGTTTTTAATTTTCTTTCCAATACGCTTGAAGATCAACGTGGTTATGTCTCCGCTGAGCCATGTTTTGTCTTCAATTAGCTCTCGGTAGCTCTCTTCATCAGTTAAATCGCTTTCTCTTACTGAAACAAGTATTTTATAACTATCCAATCTCTTGATTAGGACATAATCTTCCTCCTCCCGTCCGGGTCTTTCAATCAGCTCGTAGAGACCGTCCTCCAAGTCTAAGAGTTCTTTCTTCACTATGGTAACGCCCGAAGGAACGATTTCAAGCTTTTTCCTTTTCACAGTCTCAACTAACCATTCGTAGAAAAGAAACTGGTTGTTTTCTTCAAAGCCTGCATCTCTGAGGTCGTGATCGTCCGTGTAACCACAGATGAGGACCGCCCCAACCCCCATCAGCTTTCCGAGGAACTTCATAAGTTCGGGACTCAGGACGAACAGCCACCTGCCGGTGGAGACTCCAATCTGGAGGAGCGTCATGTTCTCCTTTGAGTACGTTTCAACCTCAAGCCAGTCAAAGGAATCTTCCTCGGTGGTTTTCAGCTCGTAGTGCAGTTCTCCCACTGCAACCAGCCTAAATCCCCTCATATCAAAGATGAACTTCAGGTGCTCTTCTCGTCTTTCCCGCTGGTACGCGAGTTCGCGAGTGTACTTGAACTCGCGCGAGAGCTTCTCAAGCACTTCTCCCCAAGGCTTATCAAACACGGCGACAACATAATACGTGGTTCCCATACCACTCCCCCCCAGGATTCATTACATAATTGAGAAATAAAGAAACATGTTCAGTCGAATTCTGAAGCTAGGTAACGCACTTCAACGTCCACACCAAACCTGGACTTTATCTCCTTTGGCAGGTACTGGGTGTAGTAATAGTAGCCCCTTATGTTCTCAATGCCTCCAGCATAGTACACCTCAATCTTTCTGATTCCCTTATTGATGGCGTACTCAGCGTACTTTGCAAGCTGTTCCTCGCTTATTTTATGTGCGTTTCTCTTGCACTCTATCACCACTCTCTCAGAACCTTTCCTGGCAATTGTGCCAATTTCTGTTTTCATCCCGTGTTTGATGGCAATGGTCAGGGTATCCGCAGGCACCTCACCCCTGAGAGCCTCCTCAAAGCCAAAGAAGATAAAGGAGAAGGACATGAGCTCACCTCCCAGATAGCTTTACCCTTTTAAGTTCCTTTTCTGCATCTTTGATGGCCTCATCGATGGCCCTCAGGAGAGCGTTCTTTGGGACTTTGACTGCCATACCGGAATACAGGACGAATGCCAGCAAAAATTCTCCCTTTCCAGAGTCTGCCGCATAGAGAACTTCAAAGGGGTCATAGGTTGAAAGGGTAAAGCGAACGAAAGGAGGAGCCGCTCCTGCTGAGAGCTTTTTAAGGCCCGCCAGTTCGCGGAGAAGGCCCCTATCCTCCGGCTTTTTTACCCCTTTGGAAGACAGCCTCTTGATTTCACCATCAACGTTCCACTTTACCCGCCACTCCTCCGCAGGCAGTTTGCCATCCGCCACAAACGCCCTGAGAAGTTTAAGCTCCTCAACGTACCCCTCGAGATTAACAAACGCCTCCAGTACGTACGTGCTCCCGTAAACTTGAACTTCGTACTCGTCCATGATATCCTCAGGTTCACTGAACATCTCAAGAACTTCATGCGAAGGCGGCTTTAGTTTGAACCTGAGCCACTCCATCCGCACGGGTTTATTATTGAGAACCGCTTTCAGGTTCTGGATGGAAGTTCGGATTGCCTCGATGAAGTTGTCACGGGTGAGCTGTACTTCCCCACCATCCCAAAGGGTCAGGTGAACCCATCCACCCTCAGCCATTATCTTCAAGTCCCAGAGCTTTTTCGGGAGAGCATCCATCGAGTGGAGTGCCTTTAGGGAGCTTATGAATTCATCCAGCGTCACTGGGTCTTCACTGATGAAAACTGGCCCCTCTTCGAGCACCAGCACTGGAAATCCCCTATCTCCATCTCGAGGGGAAAATGAAAAGGCAAAGATTGAAATCACCTCCCTGTCAATATCTCCTTGAAGATGGTGGGAATGCCGTAACTATCCGGTACATCCCCCATTTGATTCTCTCAATCACTACCACCACTTTCTTTCCCAGCTTTGGGGAATATTTAACAAGTACTATTCTCTGTTTTCCATTGACAATGTCTCCGCATTCAATTTTGTCTGGGTTTTCTATAACCTTGCCCATTTCGTTTAAAAGATCCACGGCGGAAATGTGAGTGAACTGATCTTTTCCAGGCTTTTTCATGAGGTGGTTAAAAATAATATGTTTTGCCCCTTTTGCATCAATGATAACATCTCCTCCTTCGAATACTCCACAATCAAGGTTTGCCCCATTGAAGTGTGCCCTGAAACCCCTGTACCCCTCGTCAAAATCCTCTGCAAGCTTTTTAGCATCGTTGGCATCCCAGCCGTTTAAGTACGCTTGCCTCTTACCAGACTAAGACTAAACTTTCTGAAAGTGTTAAGAACTTCAATGTATTCCGCCAATGGCTCTTTCCACGCTCCCGGAGGTAGCAGTTCACCTAGTTCAACTAGACTCTTTAAAGTCTCTTCTCCCATTTTCAGGAAAGCTCTCGACAATGAGCCAGCATCACCCTCTATCACTACCCTTTTGGGGTTAAGGATGTTGCCTTTATCCGCAAAGTAAAGTTCCGAGCATATAAACACTTTTTCTCCTTTGAGTTTAAACACCACCGGGCTCAAAATCTTTCCGAATGTAACGTCAAAAACGTATCCTTTAACATCTGGACACTCTAACAAGTATTCTCGTCTTAGTTCTTCTATAGGAACCTCTCTTAGCCGTGGATCTGGAATTCTTCTGATTTCAGGAGGATAAACGTATTTTCGTAAAAATTCAACAAACCAGGTCTTTGTAGCAATCTCTTGGTTAAACTTCTCTAAAGCTCCCCGGAGATAGATGCTCACAAGAAACGCATCCTGGGGAACGCTGGGGAAGTATATCGCTTCACCGGAATCATCTGCAAGCACTTCTTTTCCCAATATTTTTAATGAGTACCTCCCTGCGGGCAAACGAAACAACTTCAATATTGTTGAAAGCTGCATGGGAGTTTTACCTTGAGTTGTTATCTCCTCAATTTCCAGATTTTTTCTCAAATACTCAACATCAAAGTACCAAGTTATCAAGTTCATCACCCCTGATAAACTAAAGAAAAATTAAAATTAACTCTCTGGGAATGCCGTCCATACTTTCCATTTTCCTTTTATCTTCTTTATCACGACCCTATACCATATCCCACCCTTATTTTTCTTAAGTACTGCCGTTTTTCCATTATCATAACAACGTGATGCGCTTTTGTCAAACGATTCAATTACTTCTTTTATAATGTTAGCAACGTCTTCACCGGAGTTAACCTGCCACTGACTATTTTCCAATTTCTTCCAGTTAGCTGCTTCCATTGTTATGTGGGCCTCGATAATGTGTTCTCTCCGCTCTGGATCCATCGTAACATCTCCCGCTTTACACATGTTGAGTCCTTTAAATTCTGCATGGAAATTCTGAGTCGCTTTTCTAAATTCTCGGGCTATTGTATAAGCATCCTTTGCGTTCCATCCGTTTAAGTATGCTTTTGCAAGTACTCTCCCAAGGTCTTTAGGGCTAAATAGATCCTCCACAGCTTTAACTTCGTCCCTGTTTATCTTTATTACGGACTTTACAATCACTGCTTCCTTTTTAAGTCCGCCCCATTCCTTTTTGACATAACCATAACCAATCTCTACCTCCGTCCCCCAGAAGTTCGTCTTAACGCCCTTTGCAAGCTCCTGCCCATTGTAAGTAATCCTATTCTGGAATCTCACTTACAAAGCCTTCTGTGAATTCTTTAACTGGTTTTGAGTACAAGTATTGGGCAATTAACGCCACGAGGGTGAGGCTTCCAACCGCTACTACCCATCCAACTCCTGGAACAAAGGCACTTACAAAAGGTTTCAAAACAACTGTAGCACCCCCAGAATGCGGCTGAACTTTGTTTCCAGGCTTCTTCTCAAGAGTTAACTCTGACGGAACCGTTACGGTGCCGTTCACTGTGCTGTTGACGAGGCTCGCCGTTGCACTCGCACCGCTGAACGCCAATCCCAAAATCAAAAAGCTGAAGAGTAGGGCGAGGGTTTTTCTTCCACATCCCGGAGCACCTCCAGATACGTACACTGGATAATCAAGCCAGAACTTTAAAAAGATTACTATGGTAGAGTTTAACAAGTTCGTAATGGTAGAATTTAAATCAAACTCTCAAAAGTTCAGAAAATACAACTCTGACAAATAGAGCGCCCGAGAGACTAAGTCCTTTTCAGGCTTTCAAGAAAAAGACAAAGCAAAAGTGAAGAGAGCTCAATCCAGCTCCTCCGCGAGCGGGGCGTTCTCATCAACGCTTACGCCCCTGTTTAGCATGTCTCTGAGGTCCTTCTCGGGGTCGCCTGTGAGCCTCAGGTCGAACTGCCTTCTGAGCACTTCAAAGACGTTCGGCGTTAGGAACTCCGGCGGCTTGGGGCCGAGATAGATGCCCTTCACGCCCAGGTATAGGAGAGTGTAGAGTATTCCTATGGCTTTCTGCTCCATCCAGCTCAAAACGATGCTCACCGGGAGTGAGTTCACATCAGTTCCAAGCTCGTTCGCTAAGGCTATCGCTATCTCTATTATGGAGTAGACGTTGTTGCACTGGCCGAAGTCGAGGAAGCGTGGAATGCCATCAATTGTTCCATAGTTCCTCGCGTTGTAGCGGAACTTGCCGCAGGCGGCTGAGAGTATTATCGCGTCCTCTGGAATGAGCTCGGTAAGCCTCTCATAGTAGCCCATGCCCTTGTGCGGTGTATCACACCCGCCAACGACAAAGATGTGCCTTATCTTGCCCTCGTTGATGAGCTCTATCAGCTTGTCTTTCATAGCCAAGACGTTCGTATGGTGGAAGCCCGTGAGGAGCTTTCCACCGTCATAGGCCTTCATTCTTGGAGTCTCAAGGGCCCTTTCTATGAGCGGCTCGAAGTTGTAGTCCTCTATGTGGGGCACTCCCTCAAGGCCCGCTATTCCGGTGGTGAAGATTCTATCTTGATAGGCCTTGGTCGGCTGCTGGACACAGTTGCTCGTGCCCACTATAACCCCCGGGAATTCGGAGAACTCCTTCCTCTGGTAGAGCCACGAGCCGCCCCAGTTGCCGTAAAGCGCTTTAAACTTCCTGAGCTCGGGATATGCGTGAGCTGGGAACATCTCGGCGTGAGTGTAGACCTTTATCTCATCCTCAAGACCTTTCTCCTCTATCTGCCTCAGGAGTTCATAGAGGGCCTTGTAGCTGTGACCGGTGACGAGTATGCCGTGTCCCTCAAAGCTTCCCGTGGGTACTTCAACGGGCTCGGGCCTTCCAAAGGTCTCAACGTAGGCCTTATCGAGAAGCTTCATTGCCTCAAGGTGAACCCTTCCGTTCTCAAGGATCAGCTCAAGGAAGCGGTTCTTGTCGAAGTTGACGTTGGTTAGGGTTGAGTAGAGGGCCTTGCTCAGAAAGTGGCCGATTCTTGGATCGTCGTAGCCCACCTCAAGGGCGTGATAGTAGTAAGCCGATGTTCCCTTGATCCCGTAGAGGAGGGCTTCCTGAAGGGAGTTAAGGTCTGGATCCTTGCCGCAGACTCCTTGAATCGTGCATCCTCCTGCTAAACTCATAGAGCACTGGTTGCATAACATCTCATATTCTTTTGGAAGCCGTATTGCCATGCTTAACCACCTCCATTTTTATGACACATGTCATATTCGATTTATTATTGAAAGGTCCTTCATAAAAGCTTTGCGGTTTATTAACCTAAAAGAGCTTTATGACTCATGTCATGACAAAAAGTTGGAGAAGTTGACGGAAAGGTTTAAATATTCCGCTCGTCATAAAAGCTACCATGAAGACCAACGCCTTTGAAGCCGTTGCAAGGTACGTCTACCCTTCCCTCCGCAGAAGATTAGTGGAGATTTTGAGGGAGAAAGGGCTTAACCAGATGCAGATAGCGGAGCTTTTGCACATAACTCAATCAGCCGTTTCAAGGTATCTAGGGATGAACCGGGGGGCTCTCATAGAGGTGGAAAAATTTCAGGACATCGATGAGAAGCTGAAGGGGCTCGCAGAGACCATAGTGGGGAAAAAACCCGACGAGTACTACATCCACGGGGAACTCGTGAAAATTGCAATTGAGATGCTTGGAAAGGGCTACGTCTGCTCCTTCCATTCAACGGTTGACCCTGAGATAGACCCAAAGCTCTGCCGGATATGTATAGAGACCTTTGGTTAGACTCATTGCGAGGCTATCAACAGTGTGAAAACCAGTATCAACACTATTTCGTAAGTTTCTATTAAAGCCACAGAGGGCCATTCAATAAGAGTTCCAATAACTGCGAGAATAAAAAGCAGCGTCGAAATGGTTCTAACCATTTTCTCGCTCCCTGACCCATAAAGAAACATTCCGAGGAAGAACTGAACAAAAAAGTAGGTGGAAACAAAGACATGGGGTCTAGTCCCACCAGGATAGAGCCCTATAAGTGCACGGAATATTGCGGCCACGCTTATATAAGCACCTCCAACGGTCTGGAGTTTTGTTTGAGAAATGAGAACCAGATATACCGCAAAAAGCATTACAAATATTGAAGAAACTATCAGCCCATAATTGTAAATCCAAGGTGAGTTAGCTTCTCCTGTCCCAAGATCGCTGAGTGCATGTTCAAAAACGAGAACCATCTGTTCCTTGAGATTGCCCAAAAAGTAAAAAGCCAATAAACTATCCCTCCCGTTATCCCGGAATTCTTGAAAATTTCTTCATAAATTCATTTTTAAATCCCTTCACATGAATTTCCCTTGGGGTGAGAGGATGGACGAGCTGGAGATGATTAGAAGAAAAAAGATGCTCGAGCTAATGAAAAGAGCCGGAATGATAGAGGAGAGGCCCAAAAAGCCAAAAGTCGTCATCGAGGTCATAACATCCCCCACATG
The Thermococcus sp. 2319x1 DNA segment above includes these coding regions:
- a CDS encoding cupin domain-containing protein encodes the protein MFVAKAEEAEKMENPYGVDVRALLKRENAKVMLVTLNPGEALERHTASADAFIYVIKGKALVEVGEEGEEVRKDTLVFLPKDIPHAVRNSGNLPLKFLVVKLG
- a CDS encoding DUF438 domain-containing protein, with the translated sequence MTELLNTREYKKEQLKKLLLRIHEGESVEKLKEEFRAVLSNISPLEIPLIEQELVKEGISARDIAKMCDLHVELFREAVKGTEELEERDLPDGHPLKTLYQENKEIMKDAEMLNLYARTLATTKDERMREEILGVLEEIVSSLRMVGFTHYNREEMLIFPYIERRGLTAMATVLWTKHDEIRAMIKQLAELLGKRDEMPWEEFVERFKAKAGEAAFALSDMVFRENNIFYPTLRALLSEGEWKAIRMQEGEMGYYKVNPPAWNPEVKPLHPWEINPELSVEQLLGLPKEVQQALKGQPLEFDKSELRREGDIDLGTGYVSVEELKAIFEALPVDITFIDRDDRLRFFSPGERIFARTPSVLGRPVQLCHPPKSVYVVNKILRAFKEGRKKEATFWLKLGGKYVYIKYVPLFNEKGDYIGTLEMTMDIAPYKKIEGEKRLLDWRD
- a CDS encoding FprA family A-type flavoprotein encodes the protein MKSVKLLDGVYWVGVKDWSRRIFDSLIPLPEGTSYNAYLVVGNEKSALIDTVNPGFERELEEKVSEILPFEEIDYVVMNHAEPDHAGAIPYIMERNGKALLITTEKGKELAKAYYNVPDERIMVVKDGDEVDLGGKTLRFIEAPWLHWPETMFTYLVEDKVLFPCDFFGAHTAHGLYDDEVPSIIEYAQRYFGEIMMPFAGMAKRAMEKLKGLEIKMIAPSHGPIYRNPERILKAYESWVKGETREKVLVAYVSMWGSNREMAKELADLLVAKGIDVKVHDLVSADIGELAKDLVDSRAIVLAAPTVLGSAHPLAVYAAYLVKALRPPAKYAVLIGSHGWHGRSIDAILEILKGASLELLGTIDVHARPKEEDYKALHSLADLLAKKVRGE
- a CDS encoding DUF1858 domain-containing protein, whose translation is MMLDVRGLKPPQPALMILENLERLKTGETLEVLGDKPFVDIIPKLEEAGYQVELNKVGEFFVLKVTKTEGSKELKMEVEECDEELKEITEDTNVAKLLKAYPESLDILVKYGFSPLQNPVLRKTLARTVTLRQAKKLIGMSDEKFKEMMEELKRL
- the hcp gene encoding hydroxylamine reductase — encoded protein: MAIRLPKEYEMLCNQCSMSLAGGCTIQGVCGKDPDLNSLQEALLYGIKGTSAYYYHALEVGYDDPRIGHFLSKALYSTLTNVNFDKNRFLELILENGRVHLEAMKLLDKAYVETFGRPEPVEVPTGSFEGHGILVTGHSYKALYELLRQIEEKGLEDEIKVYTHAEMFPAHAYPELRKFKALYGNWGGSWLYQRKEFSEFPGVIVGTSNCVQQPTKAYQDRIFTTGIAGLEGVPHIEDYNFEPLIERALETPRMKAYDGGKLLTGFHHTNVLAMKDKLIELINEGKIRHIFVVGGCDTPHKGMGYYERLTELIPEDAIILSAACGKFRYNARNYGTIDGIPRFLDFGQCNNVYSIIEIAIALANELGTDVNSLPVSIVLSWMEQKAIGILYTLLYLGVKGIYLGPKPPEFLTPNVFEVLRRQFDLRLTGDPEKDLRDMLNRGVSVDENAPLAEELD
- a CDS encoding transcriptional regulator, producing MKTNAFEAVARYVYPSLRRRLVEILREKGLNQMQIAELLHITQSAVSRYLGMNRGALIEVEKFQDIDEKLKGLAETIVGKKPDEYYIHGELVKIAIEMLGKGYVCSFHSTVDPEIDPKLCRICIETFG
- a CDS encoding DUF998 domain-containing protein; this encodes MVLVFEHALSDLGTGEANSPWIYNYGLIVSSIFVMLFAVYLVLISQTKLQTVGGAYISVAAIFRALIGLYPGGTRPHVFVSTYFFVQFFLGMFLYGSGSEKMVRTISTLLFILAVIGTLIEWPSVALIETYEIVLILVFTLLIASQ